A stretch of the Thiomicrorhabdus indica genome encodes the following:
- a CDS encoding DEAD/DEAH box helicase codes for MSFAKLGLSAPILQALSESGYEKPTEIQAKVIPHILKDEDIIASAQTGSGKTASFVLPILHKIEQKIEKGQTLRGRSIRALILVPTRELAMQVLANVQQYGRHLTISSLAIYGGTNIEDNKSELAKGIDLLVATPGRLLDMAYQRAVFFNDLEFFVIDEADRMLDMGFIEDLNKIIERLPASRQSMLFSATLDSDIRYLAETVYNDAIEIDLTPQNKAASNISQWLVTVDKDTKSSLLSFLIKEQNWKQALIFVEKKHSAAKLVEQLGKRGITADSIHAGRSQAQREKVWNAFKKGELQFLVATSVAARGLDMTNLERVVNYDLPFPPEEYIHRIGRTGRAGKSGEAVSLVSKDDFKNLCMIESLLGHIIERQEFEEFPVRKTVPVSILNYHLR; via the coding sequence ATGTCATTTGCCAAACTTGGATTATCCGCCCCTATTCTTCAAGCACTTTCAGAATCCGGCTATGAAAAGCCAACGGAAATCCAAGCCAAAGTGATTCCTCACATCTTAAAAGACGAAGACATCATTGCATCCGCTCAAACGGGTTCCGGTAAAACGGCAAGTTTTGTTTTGCCAATTCTGCATAAAATCGAACAAAAAATTGAAAAAGGGCAAACGCTTCGTGGTCGCTCGATTCGAGCCTTAATTCTCGTGCCAACTCGAGAATTGGCCATGCAAGTTCTGGCCAATGTGCAACAGTATGGACGTCATCTAACAATCAGTTCACTGGCAATTTATGGTGGAACCAATATTGAAGACAATAAAAGCGAACTGGCTAAAGGAATTGATCTTTTGGTTGCAACGCCCGGACGATTACTGGATATGGCTTATCAACGCGCTGTGTTCTTCAATGACCTTGAGTTTTTTGTTATCGATGAAGCAGATCGAATGCTTGATATGGGATTTATCGAGGATTTAAACAAAATCATTGAACGACTGCCGGCTTCACGTCAAAGCATGTTATTTTCCGCCACATTAGATTCGGATATTCGCTACCTAGCTGAGACCGTTTATAACGATGCCATCGAAATAGACTTAACACCCCAAAATAAAGCTGCCAGCAATATTTCACAATGGCTGGTCACGGTCGACAAAGACACAAAATCCTCACTTCTGAGCTTTTTAATTAAAGAACAAAACTGGAAACAAGCACTGATTTTCGTCGAGAAAAAACACTCCGCTGCCAAACTCGTCGAGCAGCTTGGAAAACGCGGAATAACGGCGGACTCAATTCATGCCGGCCGGTCACAAGCACAACGTGAAAAAGTTTGGAATGCCTTTAAAAAAGGGGAATTACAATTTCTGGTGGCAACCAGTGTTGCGGCTCGAGGTTTAGATATGACCAATCTCGAACGAGTGGTCAACTACGATTTGCCCTTCCCTCCGGAAGAATATATCCATCGCATTGGTCGTACCGGTCGAGCTGGAAAATCGGGAGAAGCGGTTTCACTGGTTTCCAAAGACGACTTTAAAAACCTCTGTATGATCGAAAGCCTTTTAGGTCACATTATCGAGCGCCAAGAATTTGAAGAGTTCCCGGTACGTAAAACTGTGCCAGTTTCCATTCTAAATTATCACCTGCGATAA
- a CDS encoding DUF938 domain-containing protein — MKFATPKPFSQSSEENKTVIFESIHPYLANKSSVLEIASGTGQHAVYFSSQLPHLTWQTSDLIESHSGICQWLDEADLPNIHRPVELNVSESVWPDCKYDAVFSANSFHIMSQQNVVDFFANIAGVLQEGAHVLIYGPFNYNNAFTSESNANFDVWLKQRNPQSSIKDFEWCHQLAMDAGLILENDIEMPVNNRILVWSKSE, encoded by the coding sequence ATGAAATTTGCAACACCAAAACCTTTTTCACAATCGAGTGAAGAGAATAAAACTGTTATTTTTGAGTCGATTCATCCGTATTTAGCGAATAAATCTTCGGTGTTAGAGATTGCGAGTGGAACAGGGCAGCATGCTGTGTATTTTTCTAGTCAGTTGCCGCATTTGACTTGGCAAACTTCCGATTTAATCGAGTCACATTCTGGCATTTGTCAGTGGTTGGATGAGGCGGATTTGCCAAATATTCACCGGCCGGTAGAGTTAAATGTTTCTGAATCCGTGTGGCCTGATTGCAAATATGATGCGGTATTCAGTGCGAATAGCTTTCATATTATGAGTCAGCAAAATGTGGTCGATTTTTTTGCCAATATTGCAGGTGTGTTGCAAGAGGGCGCACATGTTTTGATTTATGGGCCCTTTAACTACAACAATGCGTTTACCTCTGAGAGTAATGCAAATTTTGATGTTTGGTTAAAGCAGCGCAATCCACAAAGTAGCATTAAAGATTTTGAGTGGTGTCATCAATTAGCAATGGATGCTGGACTGATACTTGAAAATGATATTGAAATGCCAGTCAATAATCGGATTTTGGTTTGGTCAAAATCTGAGTAA
- a CDS encoding DUF3820 family protein: MNPENLKKLVEVTMPFGKYKGRVIADLPGNYLNWFAAKGFPEGSLGQLLSLMHELDHNGLKYLLEPLRKNN; this comes from the coding sequence ATGAATCCAGAAAACTTAAAAAAGCTTGTTGAAGTGACGATGCCTTTTGGCAAATATAAGGGGCGTGTGATTGCTGATTTGCCGGGAAATTATCTCAACTGGTTTGCGGCTAAGGGCTTTCCTGAGGGGAGTTTGGGCCAGTTGTTGTCTTTGATGCATGAGTTAGATCACAATGGTTTAAAGTATTTGCTTGAACCTTTGAGAAAGAATAACTGA
- a CDS encoding putative quorum-sensing-regulated virulence factor: MGQLLALMHELDHNGLKYLLEPLRKKES, encoded by the coding sequence TTGGGGCAGTTGTTGGCATTGATGCATGAGTTAGATCACAATGGTTTAAAGTATTTGCTTGAGCCTTTGAGAAAAAAAGAATCTTGA